The Mustela lutreola isolate mMusLut2 chromosome 3, mMusLut2.pri, whole genome shotgun sequence genome includes a region encoding these proteins:
- the UBXN2B gene encoding UBX domain-containing protein 2B isoform X1, which produces MAEGGGPEPGEQERSSGPRPPSARDLQLALAELYEDEVKCKSSKSDRPKATVFKSPRTPPQRFYSSEHEYSGLHIVRPSTGKIVNELFKEAREHGAVPLNEATRASGDNKSKSFTGGGYRLGNSFCKRSEYIYGENQLQDVQILLKLWSNGFSLDDGELRPYNDPPNAQFLESVKRGEIPLELQRLVHGGHVNLDMEDHQDQEYIKPRLRFKAFSGEGQKLGSLTPEIVSTPSSPEEEDKSILNAVVLIDDSVPTTKIQIRLADGSRLIQRFNSTHRILDVRDFIIQSRPEFATLDFILVTSFPNKELTDESLTLQEADILNTVILQQLK; this is translated from the exons ATGGCGGAAGGTGGCGGCCCGGAAccgggggagcaggagaggtctTCTGGGCCGCGGCCCCCGAGCGCGCGGGATCTGCAG TTGGCCTTGGCAGAATTATATGAAGATGAAGTGAAATGCAAATCTTCCAAATCTGATAGACCTAAAGCTACAGTCTTTAAAAGCCCACGAACACCACCTCAAAG GTTCTATTCAAGTGAACATGAATACAGTGGATTACATATAGTTCGACCTTCAACTGGAAAAATTGTGAATGAACTTTTCAAAGAGGCAAGAGAACATGGGGCTGTCCCTCTGAATGAAGCCACAAGAGCCTCTGGTGATAACAAATCTAAG TCATTTACAGGTGGAGGATACAGATTGGGTAATTCCTTTTGTAAGCGATCTGAATACATCTATGGAGAAAATCAATTGCAAGAT GTTCAGATTTTGCTTAAACTATGGAGCAATGGTTTCAGTTTAGATGATGGAGAACTGAGACCTTATAATGACCCACCAAATGCTCAATTTCTGGAGTCTGTTAAAAGAGG agagattcCCTTGGAGCTTCAGCGGCTTGTTCATGGTGGCCACGTGAATTTGGATATGGAGGACCATCAGGATCAAGAGTACATAAAACCTAGATTGAGGTTCAAGGCTTTTAGTGGAGAAGGACAAAAACTTGGAAG CCTTACCCCTGAAATAGTCAGTACGCCTTCATCCCCAGAAGAGGAGGATAAGTCAATACTTAATGCGGTTGTTCTTATTGATGATTCTGTGccaacaacaaaaattcaaatCAGATTAGCAGATGGGAGTCGTTTGATACAAAGATTCAATAGTACACACAG GATCCTGGATGTCCGGGACTTTATTATACAGTCCCGTCCTGAATTTGCGACTCTTGACTTTATTCTTGTGACTTCATTTCCAAATAAAGAGCTAACAGATGAAAGCCTGACACTACAAGAAGCAGATATTCTTAACACTGTGATACTCCAGCAACTAAAATAA
- the UBXN2B gene encoding UBX domain-containing protein 2B isoform X2 yields the protein MAEGGGPEPGEQERSSGPRPPSARDLQLALAELYEDEVKCKSSKSDRPKATVFKSPRTPPQRFYSSEHEYSGLHIVRPSTGKIVNELFKEAREHGAVPLNEATRASGDNKSKSFTGGGYRLGNSFCKRSEYIYGENQLQDVQILLKLWSNGFSLDDGELRPYNDPPNAQFLESVKRGLTPEIVSTPSSPEEEDKSILNAVVLIDDSVPTTKIQIRLADGSRLIQRFNSTHRILDVRDFIIQSRPEFATLDFILVTSFPNKELTDESLTLQEADILNTVILQQLK from the exons ATGGCGGAAGGTGGCGGCCCGGAAccgggggagcaggagaggtctTCTGGGCCGCGGCCCCCGAGCGCGCGGGATCTGCAG TTGGCCTTGGCAGAATTATATGAAGATGAAGTGAAATGCAAATCTTCCAAATCTGATAGACCTAAAGCTACAGTCTTTAAAAGCCCACGAACACCACCTCAAAG GTTCTATTCAAGTGAACATGAATACAGTGGATTACATATAGTTCGACCTTCAACTGGAAAAATTGTGAATGAACTTTTCAAAGAGGCAAGAGAACATGGGGCTGTCCCTCTGAATGAAGCCACAAGAGCCTCTGGTGATAACAAATCTAAG TCATTTACAGGTGGAGGATACAGATTGGGTAATTCCTTTTGTAAGCGATCTGAATACATCTATGGAGAAAATCAATTGCAAGAT GTTCAGATTTTGCTTAAACTATGGAGCAATGGTTTCAGTTTAGATGATGGAGAACTGAGACCTTATAATGACCCACCAAATGCTCAATTTCTGGAGTCTGTTAAAAGAGG CCTTACCCCTGAAATAGTCAGTACGCCTTCATCCCCAGAAGAGGAGGATAAGTCAATACTTAATGCGGTTGTTCTTATTGATGATTCTGTGccaacaacaaaaattcaaatCAGATTAGCAGATGGGAGTCGTTTGATACAAAGATTCAATAGTACACACAG GATCCTGGATGTCCGGGACTTTATTATACAGTCCCGTCCTGAATTTGCGACTCTTGACTTTATTCTTGTGACTTCATTTCCAAATAAAGAGCTAACAGATGAAAGCCTGACACTACAAGAAGCAGATATTCTTAACACTGTGATACTCCAGCAACTAAAATAA